CGTTTGATTCGAGAACCAGTAACTTGAATACGCTCTACTGATTTTGCTTCTGTTTGTTCGTTTGCAACAGCTACTGAACTACTTACGGCACCAGCCACTAAGGCAACTTGGATACCTGCGGTAACTAGATTTAACTTCTTCAACATTTTGACCCTTATTTACTTTGTTTATAACGACGGTCAACTCTTTCCATACTTTGAAAGGTGATATATCGCAATATAGGTGCCGTGTTTTTATCATAAACAATTGTTAAATATAGCTTTTGTTTAAATGTGTATGATGTTTATAAAAGGTGTAATGTGTGATTTTGTTGTTCTCGATTTTATTTTTCCATTGTAAATCAGGTGGTTGGCGTATTGCTTTGTGTCATCTTTTGTTTACGGTTAGTGAGCGTTTACAAATGCTGTTATTGTTTTGAAAACAATAAATTCAAATTTGATAGAAGTGGTATAAGTTTTAGCGGTAATTTTGAGCGTTTTTGTAGCTGGATTTGTAACTTTTATGTGGTATTTGCTGTGCTAAAAATGAGCGTTTGGTATTCTGGTGGTCATTTTTGTTGGAACTTTTATAGATAGGCTGAAAATCAACCTATCTTTTTATATGAAATGGCTATTTTTGTATAGCTTTTAAGCGCCTGAGATTGAGCTGCTCTTGAATAGCCTTTCCCTGATAGCCCTCTGCAATGATCTCTTGTACGTCTATGTTGCGAGTTGCTAAAAAGTTCTGCGTAAGTTTGTCACAAAGCGCGCGGAAATTATCACTTACCTTGCTACAAATATAACAAAAACGCTCTAGTTTCTCTGGTCTGCGCCATACGTCAATATTTTGTAATATGATAAGCCAATCATCCGACGTTTTATTTTCCTTGCTCAATAAATCAAGATTTGTGATGAGCTCTTTGCTGCTTTCTATGTAAACATTCGGCACTTTGAATTGTTTTGCTTGCTCCAACTGAATCAAGCAAGTACCTGAAAAGTAACAGGCAAGGCTGAATTGTGCTAAGCCATCGAACGCATCGTTCTTTTCAAGTCTAGAGAGTGCATTTTGGAATTTGTCATAGATTGCTTGATCCCATTTGGGGAGGTATGGAGTAACGGCATCAAGTGCGTCAAGCCTCCAAACGGTATGTAGAAAGTGTCCTAAACCTTTATCTTGGATCGTCTTTTCTATTTCTAGCCAAATACGCTCTTTGGTTAAGGTTTGTAATTCACCGTTAGCAACCATGGTTTGCATCAGGTGCCAAGTTTCAGTTGCAATGGTGAAGTTGTATTCTTTATAGCGAGCCGCAAACCGAGCTACTCGTAATACTCTAAGTGGATCTTCACTAAAAGCGCTACTTACGTGACGTAATACGCGGCTTTCTATATCTTTCTTGCCGCCGTATGGGTCGATAAGGGAACCATCATCATCTTTGGCGATAGCGTTGACAGTGAGATCTCGGCGCAGCAAATCCTCTTCCAGTGTGATTTCAGGGCCGAAGTCACAAATAAATCCGGTATATCCTTGACCACTTTTACGCTCAGTGCGTGCAAGTGCGTGCTCATCTTTGGTGGTTGGATGTAAAAACACAGGAAAATCATTACCAACTTGCTGATACCCCAACTTGATCATTTGTTCGAGTGTGCTGCCAACGACCACATAATCTCTTTCTTTTATTGGGCGCCCTAGCAGTTCGTCTCTAACTGCACCGCCGACGAGGTAGATTTTCATTTTCTATGTTCCATTTTCTGCGATTCGAGGTTTTATCTTGAACCGGATTTTGCCATTATAGATCGCATCATAACAATAAAGAGACAAGTCGTGTATTTACGCTATTTTGGGTTAACTGAAAAACCCTTCTCGATTGCTCCAAATCCTGAATTTTTATTCCTGAGCGAACGTCACAAGGAAGCACTTGCACACTTAACCTATGGGTTGGGTGACGCGGGCGGTTTTGTGCTACTGACAGGTGAAGTGGGAACGGGTAAAACCACCGTAACGCGCAGCATGTTGGCTCAACTACCTGAATCAACGAAGGTTGCTTTTATACTTAACCCGTCACTATCTGAGCTCGAACTGCTCGCGACGATTTGTGATGAACTGGGTATCGACTATGACAGCAACAACGCCACATTAAAATCACTTACAGATGTGATTAAGCATAGATTGTTAGAGAACCATCATAGTGGTGGTCATACCATGTTGATCATTGACGAAGCTCAGCATTTAGCACCAGAGGTACTTGAGCAGCTTAGATTGCTGACTAACCTAGAAACAGATCATAAAAAATTGCTACAAATTGTATTGGTAGGTCAGCCAGAGCTACAGCATTTG
The sequence above is a segment of the Pseudoalteromonas piscicida genome. Coding sequences within it:
- a CDS encoding tRNA nucleotidyltransferase, producing MKIYLVGGAVRDELLGRPIKERDYVVVGSTLEQMIKLGYQQVGNDFPVFLHPTTKDEHALARTERKSGQGYTGFICDFGPEITLEEDLLRRDLTVNAIAKDDDGSLIDPYGGKKDIESRVLRHVSSAFSEDPLRVLRVARFAARYKEYNFTIATETWHLMQTMVANGELQTLTKERIWLEIEKTIQDKGLGHFLHTVWRLDALDAVTPYLPKWDQAIYDKFQNALSRLEKNDAFDGLAQFSLACYFSGTCLIQLEQAKQFKVPNVYIESSKELITNLDLLSKENKTSDDWLIILQNIDVWRRPEKLERFCYICSKVSDNFRALCDKLTQNFLATRNIDVQEIIAEGYQGKAIQEQLNLRRLKAIQK
- a CDS encoding ExeA family protein; translation: MYLRYFGLTEKPFSIAPNPEFLFLSERHKEALAHLTYGLGDAGGFVLLTGEVGTGKTTVTRSMLAQLPESTKVAFILNPSLSELELLATICDELGIDYDSNNATLKSLTDVIKHRLLENHHSGGHTMLIIDEAQHLAPEVLEQLRLLTNLETDHKKLLQIVLVGQPELQHLLQRNELRQLAQRITARYHLLPLSESQVFAYIQHRLQKAGCQQALFHHDAVAYVHQVTAGIPRLINLLADRCLLGAYSASQTQVTKAIAVQAAKEALPTNLVPVASQEKRRVPLLFTVWLSVLFAAGFSLAKLV